A genomic stretch from Mesomycoplasma neurolyticum includes:
- a CDS encoding Mbov_0395 family pilin-like conjugal transfer protein, with translation MITNLVDNYFIDTINFADSNEIIQKIGNKTQQLGFIALSAFSGVIAFALMLALIITGVKISYSSGEKRKNYIVHLLIILVVFVITIIIFSVGLKFAIDISKEAIEHSKIS, from the coding sequence ATGATCACAAATTTAGTGGATAATTATTTTATTGATACAATAAATTTTGCAGATAGTAATGAAATAATTCAAAAAATAGGTAATAAAACTCAACAACTTGGATTTATAGCTCTTTCAGCTTTTTCAGGAGTTATTGCTTTTGCTTTAATGCTAGCATTAATTATCACTGGAGTAAAAATATCATATTCATCAGGTGAAAAAAGAAAAAATTATATTGTACATTTATTAATTATATTAGTTGTTTTTGTAATAACAATTATTATTTTTTCTGTTGGTTTGAAGTTTGCTATAGATATAAGCAAAGAAGCAATCGAGCATTCAAAAATAAGTTAG
- a CDS encoding Mbov_0396 family ICE element transmembrane protein, which translates to MFKELVDLLFYPIFSFFWSILIKIPYKFLSLLWDLIKVIEKNEIINFLFFSIKKSNSDFNNFELPLFLKVFLILNIFVFITIFLVTILNCVFKSRNIFNKNNIFTIFKKTLPSAILIFIFPLILFTMLIFISKIFEILSLAWDKDPNIAKVTFNNLRHIGIDKNYWNSLSSDNNFNPLNYNAYKSLKVSTIEIMFFPSIVGFSLFVIFSKSLINVMNKIFQLFILFLVSPFVFSTILLNQNSKFLIWKQMFVSKLLSIFIFVFAFKIFSFYVDITTEWILNIEELTAFQKNFFNFFTVVGGSYGIVKISVLITKFFGEEIKMKNNFYESSNLFKNVQFFSNKKKIWKESSKIKSNNLKNNEKNVLGIMNEKIKNKKLIPFEIYENSFYSNVNTLFTKQQINNHDQIYNEMFIRINNVTT; encoded by the coding sequence GTGTTTAAAGAATTAGTAGATCTTTTATTCTATCCTATTTTTTCTTTTTTTTGATCAATACTTATAAAAATACCTTATAAGTTTTTATCATTATTATGAGATCTAATAAAAGTTATTGAAAAAAATGAAATAATAAATTTTTTATTTTTTTCAATAAAAAAATCGAATTCTGATTTTAATAATTTTGAATTACCACTTTTTTTAAAAGTGTTTTTAATTTTAAATATTTTCGTTTTTATTACTATTTTTTTAGTAACAATTTTAAATTGTGTTTTTAAAAGTAGAAATATTTTTAATAAAAATAATATTTTTACTATATTTAAAAAAACATTACCATCAGCAATTTTAATTTTTATTTTTCCATTAATTTTATTCACTATGTTAATTTTTATTTCAAAAATATTTGAAATTTTATCTTTAGCATGAGATAAAGATCCTAATATTGCAAAAGTTACTTTTAATAATTTAAGACACATTGGAATAGATAAAAATTATTGAAATTCATTGTCTAGTGATAATAATTTCAATCCTTTAAATTACAATGCATATAAAAGTCTAAAGGTTTCTACTATAGAAATAATGTTTTTTCCATCTATTGTTGGTTTTAGTTTATTTGTAATTTTTTCAAAATCATTAATTAATGTTATGAATAAAATTTTTCAACTTTTTATTTTATTTTTAGTTTCGCCTTTTGTTTTTTCAACTATCCTTTTAAACCAAAATTCAAAATTTTTAATATGAAAACAAATGTTTGTATCAAAACTATTATCAATATTTATTTTTGTTTTTGCTTTTAAGATATTTAGTTTTTATGTTGATATTACAACTGAATGAATATTAAATATTGAAGAACTTACAGCTTTTCAAAAAAATTTTTTTAATTTTTTTACTGTTGTTGGCGGTTCTTATGGGATTGTTAAAATTTCTGTATTAATTACAAAATTTTTTGGAGAAGAAATTAAAATGAAAAATAATTTTTATGAAAGTAGTAATTTATTTAAAAATGTTCAATTTTTTTCAAATAAAAAAAAGATTTGAAAAGAAAGTTCAAAAATAAAATCAAATAATTTAAAAAATAATGAAAAAAATGTTTTAGGAATTATGAATGAAAAAATAAAAAATAAAAAATTAATACCATTTGAAATATATGAAAATTCATTTTATAGCAATGTAAATACATTATTCACAAAACAGCAAATAAATAATCATGATCAAATATATAATGAAATGTTTATAAGGATAAATAATGTTACAACCTAA